From a region of the Impatiens glandulifera chromosome 4, dImpGla2.1, whole genome shotgun sequence genome:
- the LOC124934274 gene encoding peroxisomal acyl-coenzyme A oxidase 1-like isoform X2, producing MEGVDYLGHERNKAQFDVNAMKIVWAGSRHAFEVSDRIAKLVADDPVFSKDNRVTLGRKELIKNTLRKAAHAWKKLGELRLTEEEAIMMRYFVDEPAYTDLHWGMFIPSIKGQGTEEQQKKWLPLAYKMQIIGCYAQTELGHGSNVQGLETTATFDPQTDEFVIHSPTLTSSKWWPGGLGKVSTHAVVYARLITMGQDYGVHGFLVQLRSLEDHTPLPGITVGDIGMKFGNGAYNTMDNGVLVFDHVRIPRDQMLMKVSQVTKKGEYIQSDVPRQLVYGTMVYVRQTIVSGASSFLSRAVCIATRYSAVRRQFGSKDGGEETQVIDYKTQQSRLFPLIASAYAFRFVGEWLKWLYTDVTQRLQASDFSTLPEAHACTAGLKSLTTTATADGIEECRKLCGGHGYLCSSGLPELLAVYVPNCTYEGDNIVLLLQVARFLMKTVSQLNSGKKPVGTTTAYLGRIEQQLTFRSDVQKAEDWLKPGAILRVFEARSARMAVACATNLKKFSNQEEDLLRNWKEKSPVMGLSNSWRFSVSFTHCPFFTSIKAISLQPKASILIRLISLMKCSDLYTPRSDRMQFPLWTHSTIQTTSLTRFWGDTMVMCTQSCMRKHGKILLMIP from the exons ATGGAAGGAGTTGATTACTTAGGTCATGAAAGAAACAAGGCGCAGTTCGATGTTAACGCCATGAAGATCGTTTGGGCAGGTTCTCGCCATGCCTTCGAAGTCAGTGATCGCATAGCCAAGCTCGTTGCCGATGATCCt GTATTCAGCAAGGATAATAGAGTAACTCTAGGAAGGAAGGAGTTGATTAAAAACACTCTTAGGAAAGCTGCACATGCTTGGAAAAAGTTGGGAGAGCTTCGTCTTACTG AAGAAGAGGCAATTATGATGAGATACTTTGTGGATGAACCTGCATATACTGATCTCCACTGG GGAATGTTTATACCTTCCATTAAAGGACAGGGTACTGAAGAACAACAAAAGAAATGGTTACCTTTGGCATATAAAATGCAAATAATTGGTTGTTACGCGCAGACTGAGCTTGGTCATGGTTCAAATGTTCAAGGTCTTGAAACCACTGCTACATTTGATCCCCAAACTGATGAGTTTGTTATTCATAGTCCCACTCTTACTTCAAGCAAA TGGTGGCCTGGTGGACTGGGTAAAGTATCAACTCATGCTGTTGTTTATGCACGTCTGATTACGATGGGTCAAGACTATGGAGTGCATG GTTTTCTTGTACAACTGCGAAGCCTGGAAGATCACACACCTCTTCCTGGAATTACTGTTGGTGATATTGGTATGAAATTTGGAAACGGTGCTTATAACACCATGGACAATGGAGTCTTAGTGTTTGATCATGTTCGGATTCCAAGAGATCAGATGTTGATGAA GGTTTCACAGGTCACAAAGAAAGGGGAATATATACAGTCTGATGTTCCAAGACAGCTTGTTTATGGAACAATGGTATATGTCCGTCAAACAATTGTATCTGGCGCATCTTCCTTCTTATCTAGAGCAGTTTGTATTGCTACAAGGTATAGTGCTGTTCGTAGACAATTTGGTTCAAAGGATGGTGGGGAAGAGACACAG GTGATTGATTATAAGACACAACAAAGTAGGTTGTTTCCTTTGATTGCTTCAGCCTATGCTTTCAGATTTGTTGGTGAATGGTTGAAGTGGTTGTACACGGATGTAACCCAAAGATTACAAGCCAGTGATTTCTCTACACTTCCTGAGGCTCATGCTTGCACTGCTGGTTTGAAGTCACTGACCACTACCGCTACTGCT GATGGTATTGAAGAATGCCGTAAGCTATGTGGAGGTCATGGCTATCTTTGTAGCAGTGGTTTACCTGAATTATTGGCTGTATATGTCCCAAACTGTACATATGAAGGAGACAACATTGTGCTTCTTCTACAG GTTGCGAGGTTTCTCATGAAGACTGTTTCCCAACTTAATTCGGGAAAGAAACCAGTGGGAACAACAACAGCATACCTTGGACGCATAGAGCAACAATTGACATTCCGGTCTGATGTTCAGAAAG CTGAGGATTGGTTGAAGCCAGGTGCTATCTTGAGAGTGTTTGAGGCTAGGTCTGCAAGGATGGCTGTAGCTTGTGCTACTAACTTGAAAAAGTTTTCGAATCAAGAAGAAG ATTTATTGAGAAATTGGAAGGAGAAATCCCCGGTTATGGGGTTAAGCAACAGTTGGAGGTTCTCTGTTTCATTTACGCACTGTCCCTTCTTCACAAGCATCAAGGCGATTTCCTTGCAACCAAAAGCATCAATCCTGATCAGGCTCATCTCGCTAATGAAATGCTCAGATCTTTATACACCAAG GTCCGACCGAATGCAGTTTCCCTTGTGGACTCATTCAACCATACAGACCACCTCCTTGACTCGGTTTTGGGGCGATACGATGGTAATGTGTACCCAAAGTTGTATGAGAAAGCATGGCAAGATCCTTTTAATGATTCCGTAA
- the LOC124934274 gene encoding peroxisomal acyl-coenzyme A oxidase 1-like isoform X1 — MEGVDYLGHERNKAQFDVNAMKIVWAGSRHAFEVSDRIAKLVADDPVFSKDNRVTLGRKELIKNTLRKAAHAWKKLGELRLTEEEAIMMRYFVDEPAYTDLHWGMFIPSIKGQGTEEQQKKWLPLAYKMQIIGCYAQTELGHGSNVQGLETTATFDPQTDEFVIHSPTLTSSKWWPGGLGKVSTHAVVYARLITMGQDYGVHGFLVQLRSLEDHTPLPGITVGDIGMKFGNGAYNTMDNGVLVFDHVRIPRDQMLMKVSQVTKKGEYIQSDVPRQLVYGTMVYVRQTIVSGASSFLSRAVCIATRYSAVRRQFGSKDGGEETQVIDYKTQQSRLFPLIASAYAFRFVGEWLKWLYTDVTQRLQASDFSTLPEAHACTAGLKSLTTTATADGIEECRKLCGGHGYLCSSGLPELLAVYVPNCTYEGDNIVLLLQVARFLMKTVSQLNSGKKPVGTTTAYLGRIEQQLTFRSDVQKAEDWLKPGAILRVFEARSARMAVACATNLKKFSNQEEGFSELSIDLIEASIAHCQVIIVSKFIEKLEGEIPGYGVKQQLEVLCFIYALSLLHKHQGDFLATKSINPDQAHLANEMLRSLYTKVRPNAVSLVDSFNHTDHLLDSVLGRYDGNVYPKLYEKAWQDPFNDSVIPDGYHDYIRPLLKQQLHIARL, encoded by the exons ATGGAAGGAGTTGATTACTTAGGTCATGAAAGAAACAAGGCGCAGTTCGATGTTAACGCCATGAAGATCGTTTGGGCAGGTTCTCGCCATGCCTTCGAAGTCAGTGATCGCATAGCCAAGCTCGTTGCCGATGATCCt GTATTCAGCAAGGATAATAGAGTAACTCTAGGAAGGAAGGAGTTGATTAAAAACACTCTTAGGAAAGCTGCACATGCTTGGAAAAAGTTGGGAGAGCTTCGTCTTACTG AAGAAGAGGCAATTATGATGAGATACTTTGTGGATGAACCTGCATATACTGATCTCCACTGG GGAATGTTTATACCTTCCATTAAAGGACAGGGTACTGAAGAACAACAAAAGAAATGGTTACCTTTGGCATATAAAATGCAAATAATTGGTTGTTACGCGCAGACTGAGCTTGGTCATGGTTCAAATGTTCAAGGTCTTGAAACCACTGCTACATTTGATCCCCAAACTGATGAGTTTGTTATTCATAGTCCCACTCTTACTTCAAGCAAA TGGTGGCCTGGTGGACTGGGTAAAGTATCAACTCATGCTGTTGTTTATGCACGTCTGATTACGATGGGTCAAGACTATGGAGTGCATG GTTTTCTTGTACAACTGCGAAGCCTGGAAGATCACACACCTCTTCCTGGAATTACTGTTGGTGATATTGGTATGAAATTTGGAAACGGTGCTTATAACACCATGGACAATGGAGTCTTAGTGTTTGATCATGTTCGGATTCCAAGAGATCAGATGTTGATGAA GGTTTCACAGGTCACAAAGAAAGGGGAATATATACAGTCTGATGTTCCAAGACAGCTTGTTTATGGAACAATGGTATATGTCCGTCAAACAATTGTATCTGGCGCATCTTCCTTCTTATCTAGAGCAGTTTGTATTGCTACAAGGTATAGTGCTGTTCGTAGACAATTTGGTTCAAAGGATGGTGGGGAAGAGACACAG GTGATTGATTATAAGACACAACAAAGTAGGTTGTTTCCTTTGATTGCTTCAGCCTATGCTTTCAGATTTGTTGGTGAATGGTTGAAGTGGTTGTACACGGATGTAACCCAAAGATTACAAGCCAGTGATTTCTCTACACTTCCTGAGGCTCATGCTTGCACTGCTGGTTTGAAGTCACTGACCACTACCGCTACTGCT GATGGTATTGAAGAATGCCGTAAGCTATGTGGAGGTCATGGCTATCTTTGTAGCAGTGGTTTACCTGAATTATTGGCTGTATATGTCCCAAACTGTACATATGAAGGAGACAACATTGTGCTTCTTCTACAG GTTGCGAGGTTTCTCATGAAGACTGTTTCCCAACTTAATTCGGGAAAGAAACCAGTGGGAACAACAACAGCATACCTTGGACGCATAGAGCAACAATTGACATTCCGGTCTGATGTTCAGAAAG CTGAGGATTGGTTGAAGCCAGGTGCTATCTTGAGAGTGTTTGAGGCTAGGTCTGCAAGGATGGCTGTAGCTTGTGCTACTAACTTGAAAAAGTTTTCGAATCAAGAAGAAG GCTTTTCGGAACTGTCTATTGATTTGATTGAGGCTTCAATTGCCCATTGTCAAGTGATCATTGTTTCCAA ATTTATTGAGAAATTGGAAGGAGAAATCCCCGGTTATGGGGTTAAGCAACAGTTGGAGGTTCTCTGTTTCATTTACGCACTGTCCCTTCTTCACAAGCATCAAGGCGATTTCCTTGCAACCAAAAGCATCAATCCTGATCAGGCTCATCTCGCTAATGAAATGCTCAGATCTTTATACACCAAG GTCCGACCGAATGCAGTTTCCCTTGTGGACTCATTCAACCATACAGACCACCTCCTTGACTCGGTTTTGGGGCGATACGATGGTAATGTGTACCCAAAGTTGTATGAGAAAGCATGGCAAGATCCTTTTAATGATTCCGTAATTCCTGATGGTTATCATGACTATATTCGACCTTTGCTGAAACAACAACTTCATATTGCCCGACTCTAG
- the LOC124934242 gene encoding pentatricopeptide repeat-containing protein At4g21065-like has protein sequence MLHLSRKLELCRHVNPSLLVPSFQFSFSIITNKRAAEQSCLSLLQDCNSTSKISQIHNRILKLGLHNNVLVLTKFTSTCSDLNAVDYATSFLFPPNADSSTYDAFLFNTIIRAYSQTGDSKTRSVYYFKLMLDCGILPNKFTFPFVLKACAGIGFMNLGLQVHGLVLKLGFDHDLHVGNTLIHMYCCVRDVEYACKVFDEMPKSDSVTWTAMISGYTRLGMSSDAVELFRKMQIFKIRPDEITMISVLSACTDLGALELGKWVESYIEKENIPRTVELCNASIDMFSKTGDINRAMKLFRGMSKRTIVSWTSMISGLANNGQGSEAISMFEEMKEAGIAPDDVAFIGILTACSHSGLVEEGRKWFDSIRNEYSFEPKIEHYGCMVDLFCRAGLIEEAEQFVKKMPFKPNSIILRTLITGCRVHGKFRLGESITKELIRIEPMQESNYVLLSSIYAKTMSWENKTLIREAMDKKGIRKVPGSTMIEIDNRIYEFVSGDKSHYESDEIYKMLDEMGREMKRAGYVSITSEVLLDIDDEDKEDALNRHGEKLAIAFALLKTPYGTPIRVVKNLRVCFDCHSAIKFISKVYNRQITMRDRNRFHHFTNGICSCKDFW, from the coding sequence ATGCTGCATTTGTCTCGAAAGCTAGAGCTATGTCGCCATGTCAATCCATCTCTACTCGTTCCTTCGTTCCAATTCTCATTTTCCATCATCACCAACAAAAGAGCAGCCGAACAGAGCTGTTTATCTCTTCTCCAGGATTGCAATTCCACCTCCAAAATCTCCCAAATTCATAATCGTATTCTCAAACTAGGTCTCCATAACAACGTCTTAGTCCTCACCAAGTTCACCTCCACTTGCTCCGACCTTAACGCCGTCGACTACGCCACAAGTTTCCTTTTCCCCCCAAACGCCGATTCATCCACTTACGACGCGTTTCTCTTCAACACCATCATCAGAGCTTATTCTCAAACCGGCGATTCGAAAACGAGGTCAGTTTACTATTTTAAACTCATGCTCGACTGCGGAATCCTCCCCAACAAATTTACATTCCCATTTGTACTTAAAGCTTGTGCGGGAATTGGTTTCATGAATCTAGGGTTACAGGTTCATGGATTAGTTTTGAAACTTGGGTTTGATCATGACCTTCATGTAGGAAACACATTGATTCATATGTATTGTTGTGTAAGAGATGTTGAGTATGCTTGTAAGGTGTTCGACGAAATGCCTAAGTCGGATTCTGTTACATGGACTGCAATGATAAGTGGATATACTCGGTTAGGCATGTCATCTGATGCAGTTGAGTTGTTTAGGAAAATGCAGATTTTTAAGATTCGCCCAGATGAAATAACCATGATCTCTGTCTTGTCTGCTTGTACTGATTTAGGTGCACTCGAACTTGGGAAGTGGGTGGAATCGTATATTGAGAAAGAAAACATTCCTAGAACCGTGGAACTATGTAATGCGTCGATCGATATGTTTTCAAAAACGGGCGATATTAACAGGGCAATGAAACTATTTCGGGGTATGAGTAAAAGGACGATAGTTTCTTGGACTTCTATGATTTCTGGCTTGGCTAATAATGGTCAAGGTTCGGAAGCTATTTCAATGTTTGAAGAAATGAAAGAGGCGGGTATTGCTCCTGATGATGTCGCATTCATAGGTATACTAACTGCTTGTAGCCATTCTGGTCTAGTCGAGGAAGGTAGGAAATGGTTTGATTCGATAAGAAATGAATATTCATTTGAACCGAAAATTGAGCATTATGGATGTATGGTTGATCTATTCTGCAGAGCTGGACTTATAGAAGAGGCAGAACAGTTTGTGAAGAAGATGCCTTTTAAGCCAAATTCGATAATATTGCGGACGCTTATTACAGGTTGTCGTGTTCATGGAAAGTTCAGGCTTGGGGAAAGCATTACGAAAGAGTTAATCAGAATCGAGCCTATGCAGGAATCGAATTACGTATTGCTGTCGAGTATTTACGCGAAAACAATGTCTTGGGAGAATAAAACTTTGATTAGGGAAGCGATGGATAAGAAAGGAATTAGGAAAGTACCGGGAAGTACTATGATTGAGATTGATAATCGTATTTACGAATTTGTTTCGGGCGATAAGTCGCATTATGAGAgtgatgaaatatataaaatgctGGACGAGATGGGAAGGGAGATGAAGAGAGCTGGGTATGTTTCGATTACATCTGAGGTTCTTCTCGATATCGACGATGAAGATAAAGAAGATGCTTTGAATAGACATGGAGAAAAATTGGCTATTGCTTTTGCTCTTTTAAAGACGCCTTATGGAACCCCTATTCGTGTTGTTAAGAATTTGCGGGTGTGTTTCGATTGCCATTCCGCTATAAAATTCATATCCAAGGTGTATAACCGCCAAATAACAATGCGAGATAGAAACAGGTTTCACCATTTTACAAATGGAATTTGTTCTTGCAAAGATTTCTGGTGA
- the LOC124934241 gene encoding cation/H(+) antiporter 15-like, giving the protein MEDRVVKQNDTVVCYAPSMITTNGIWQSDNPLNYSLPLFVLQLTLVVVTTRFLVLILKPLRQPRVIAEILGGVILGPSLFGQNEEFANTVFPIRSVMVLETMANIGLLYFIFLIGLATDLNVLRRTGKQAFVVALSGMIIPFIIGIFFSYFLREKAHAVNQYTFMMFLSVALSVTAFPVLSRILAELKLLNTDIGRLAMSSALVMDAIAWILLAFAVALADEGSTSVATVSVLLSSVGFVFFCTVVVRPMVGWMVNRTRDGESISDFCVCLVLAGVLISGFVTDAIGTNAVFGAFVFGLVIPNGQLEITLIEKLEDFVSGLLLPLFFATSGLKTNVTQITGVATWFYLILVVVLSLIGKVVGTLIATTYYQMPLRDGVTLGLLMNSKGLIEVIVLNIGKDQNVLDEKTFAIMVVIAMSLTSMIMPSVTSIYKPTRKFAPYKRRSIQLSRPDVELKILVCIHTQRNVPTIVNLLEASYPSKRSPICVYVLHLVELTGRASAMLIANHNRPTANPTKAQSDNIIRAFSDFERTGYVSIQPLTAISPYSTMHDDICWMAEDKRVSFIIIPFHKQQTVDGGMESVNSTFRSINQNVLENAACSVGILVDRGLSPVNEVSHHVVVLFFGGRDDREALAYGWRMSEHPAIRLMVIRFLPGNLATEMENRGGSTFENVDKRRDEDYVNEFRAWTSNNESVRYVEQVVNNGEETMACIRSIDPIHDLFIVGRDEGRISPLKAGLTDWSECPELGAIGDLIASSDFAISVSVLVVQQYSGTGMLDDEFAVQESPTRVPQNYQYSNFSIDGDYNRSPQWKNY; this is encoded by the exons ATGGAAGATAGAGTTGTCAAACAAAACGACACGGTTGTCTGCTATGCCCCGTCGATGATAACAACAAACGGTATATGGCAAAGCGACAATCCACTCAACTATTCCCTCCCACTTTTCGTACTCCAACTAACATTGGTGGTTGTAACCACCCGTTTCCTCGTCCTTATCTTGAAACCGCTTCGACAGCCTCGTGTCATCGCTGAAATCCTT GGCGGGGTGATATTAGGCCCGTCATTATTCGGGCAGAATGAGGAGTTTGCCAACACGGTTTTTCCCATTAGAAGCGTGATGGTTCTCGAGACCATGGCTAACATTGGTCTACTTTACTTCATCTTCCTAATCGGTCTCGCGACCGATCTCAACGTTCTCCGTCGAACCGGAAAACAAGCCTTTGTCGTCGCGCTTTCTGGTATGATCATCCCATTCATCATCGGAATATTCTTCTCCTATTTCCTTCGGGAGAAAGCACATGCAGTTAACCAATACACGTTCATGATGTTCCTTAGTGTTGCCTTATCTGTGACTGCGTTCCCCGTCCTCTCGAGAATCCTCGCCGAACTAAAGCTACTCAACACCGACATTGGTAGGCTCGCAATGTCATCTGCCCTCGTGATGGATGCGATTGCCTGGATTTTGCTTGCATTCGCTGTCGCATTGGCCGATGAAGGTTCGACCTCGGTCGCGACCGTTTCCGTGCTTCTCTCGAGCGTGGGGTTTGTCTTCTTTTGCACGGTCGTGGTGCGACCAATGGTGGGCTGGATGGTGAATCGGACGAGAGATGGGGAGTCAATTAGCGATTTTTGCGTGTGCTTGGTACTCGCGGGAGTGTTGATATCGGGATTCGTGACTGATGCAATCGGGACTAACGCGGTGTTTGGTGCGTTTGTGTTCGGGTTGGTGATACCGAACGGGCAACTTGAAATTACGTTGATTGAGAAGCTTGAGGATTTTGTATCAGGTCTTCTGCTTCCTTTGTTTTTTGCTACAAGCGGGCTGAAAACAAATGTGACACAAATAACCGGAGTCGCTACCTGGTTTTATTTGATCCTTGTGGTCGTTCTTTCCCTCATCGGAAAAGTGGTCGGAACCTTGATCGCCACCACGTATTATCAGATGCCGTTACGCGACGGAGTTACGCTTGGTCTCTTGATGAATAGCAAAGGCCTTATTGAGGTTATCGTGCTCAACATTGGCAAAGACCAAAAT GTTTTGGATGAGAAGACATTTGCGATAATGGTTGTCATAGCTATGAGCTTGACCTCGATGATCATGCCTTCAGTGACATCAATTTACAAGCCTACACGTAAGTTCGCCCCTTACAAGAGAAGATCAATTCAACTGTCCAGACCGGACGTAGAACTAAAGATCTTAGTTTGCATACACACACAACGCAATGTCCCAACCATAGTCAACCTCCTCGAGGCTTCCTACCCATCCAAACGATCTCCAATTTGCGTTTATGTCCTCCACCTCGTCGAGCTGACGGGCCGAGCCTCTGCCATGCTCATTGCCAATCATAATCGACCCACGGCAAACCCAACCAAAGCCCAATCCGACAACATCATTCGCGCGTTTTCAGATTTCGAACGCACGGGCTACGTCTCGATCCAACCTCTAACCGCGATCTCGCCCTATTCCACAATGCACGACGACATCTGCTGGATGGCCGAGGACAAACGTGTGTCGTTCATAATCATCCCGTTCCACAAGCAACAAACGGTCGACGGAGGAATGGAGTCAGTGAACTCGACCTTCCGTTCGATAAACCAAAACGTGTTGGAGAATGCAGCATGCTCGGTTGGGATATTGGTCGACCGAGGGCTATCCCCCGTCAACGAGGTGTCGCACCACGTGGTTGTCCTGTTTTTCGGCGGCCGCGACGATCGTGAAGCCCTTGCATACGGCTGGCGAATGTCGGAACACCCTGCGATCAGGCTCATGGTTATACGGTTCCTACCCGGGAACTTAGCGACCGAGATGGAAAATCGTGGAGGCTCGACATTCGAGAACGTCGACAAACGACGGGACGAGGACTACGTGAACGAGTTTAGAGCGTGGACTTCGAACAACGAATCGGTTAGATATGTGGAGCAAGTGGTGAATAACGGGGAGGAGACAATGGCGTGTATAAGATCGATAGATCCGATTCATGATTTGTTCATTGTGGGACGAGATGAAGGGAGGATATCGCCTTTGAAGGCCGGATTGACGGATTGGAGCGAGTGCCCGGAGTTGGGGGCTATTGGGGACTTAATAGCGTCATCGGATTTTGCGATTTCGGTATCGGTTTTGGTGGTGCAACAATATTCAGGGACAGGAATGTTAGATGATGAGTTTGCTGTGCAGGAGAGTCCAACTAGGGTGCCACAAAATTACCAATATAGTAACTTTAGTATTGATGGTGATTACAACCGTTCACCACAATGGAAGAATTATTAG
- the LOC124934139 gene encoding leukocyte receptor cluster member 1 yields MGGHGGLNILPQKRWNVYNFDNREKVKQDEEAAAKEEQLKREQSRKKDAEFRLEQLRTSRGLAPLIRSESNQTQQVENSHKAEPQPEAVVVPEPELEPQSNHINLFEGIKIFDPVDDSVSGGGEGKRKRRGEEEEKGGGLKKMKKKEEPPRTVGPEDEKYRLGYGIAGKGVKLPWYMSKPSVKDSDKGDDDKSRIVKEKSKNSGRKTLEELRDERLRREKKEKERERALIVEKKSSRRDDDRSGSNKRDFSRRKPYF; encoded by the coding sequence ATGGGAGGCCACGGTGGTCTGAATATTCTCCCCCAGAAGCGATGGAATGTTTACAACTTCGATAACAGAGAAAAAGTCAAACAAGATGAAGAAGCCGCCGCAAAAGAGGAACAGCTCAAGCGCGAACAATCTCGTAAGAAGGACGCCGAGTTCCGCCTCGAACAATTGCGTACCTCCCGCGGTTTAGCGCCTTTGATTCGATCCGAATCAAACCAAACTCAACAAGTTGAGAATTCACATAAAGCGGAACCGCAACCTGAAGCGGTGGTGGTACCGGAACCGGAATTAGAACCTCAATCGAATCATATTAATCTGTTTGAAGGAATTAAGATCTTTGATCCAGTTGATGATTCAGTTAGCGGTGGAGGAGAGGGGAAAAGAAAGAGAAGAGGAGAGGAGGAAGAGAAAGGAGGTGggttgaagaagatgaagaagaaagaggaaCCGCCAAGAACAGTTGGTCCTGAAGATGAGAAATATAGACTGGGTTATGGAATTGCAGGGAAGGGTGTGAAGTTGCCATGGTACATGTCAAAGCCTAGTGTTAAGGATTCCGACAAAGGTGATGATGATAAGTCGAGAATTGTGAAGGAAAAGAGCAAGAACAGTGGAAGGAAGACATTAGAGGAACTTAGAGATGAACGAttgagaagagagaagaaagaaaaggaaAGGGAACGAGCTTTGATTGTCGAGAAAAAAAGCAGCAGAAGGGATGATGATAGATCTGGTTCTAACAAGAGAGATTTCAGTAGAAGAAAACCCTACTTCTGA